The following is a genomic window from Myxococcales bacterium.
CCATTGTTACCCACGATAATATTAATTTTTGGGCTGAAAGATAGGTGTACTTCTTTAAGATTGCGAAAATCTTTTATAAACAGTTTTTCAATGTAATTGTGATTTATTTCGATCATGGATGGCATGAACTAAGGTCCAAAAACAAAAAAATTAGCATGGCAGCCTCTGGGTTTTTAATGAGCAGGGAAATGATGACATCATCACCGAAGCCTGTTAACAGTCCTTATAGTGAAGAAGGGAAGGAGAGACAATATGCTTGCGCTTTTTAACACCATGTCAAGAAAAATTGAGCCTTTTAAATCTATCAGTCCTGATGAGGTAAAGCTTTATGCCTGTGGACCAACAGTATACAATTTCGCTCATATTGGTAACTTGAGAACTTATATATTTGAAGATCTTTTGCGTCGTACTCTTGAGCATGCAGGCTATAAAGTTGAGCATGTGATGAATGTCACAGATGTTGGACATTTGCAGTCGGATGCTGATGAAGGCGATGACAAAATGTCATTGGCGGCGAAAAAAGAAGCAAAATCTCCTTGGGAAATAGCCAAGTTTTATGAAAAGGCCTTTTTTGAGGATATGTCAAAGCTTCATATAAAAAAACCTACGATAGTGTGCCGTGCAACAGAGCATATAGAGGAAATGCAAGATTTTGTTTCACAGCTTGAAAAGAAGGGCTACACCTACAATGTAGATGGAAATGTTTATTTTCGTATAAATAAATTTCCTAGCTATACGGCGTTATCTCGTAGAAATTTAGAAGAGCTTCAAGAAGGAGCTCGAGTTGAAGTGGATAAGCGCAAAGAAAATCCATTGGATTTTGTTTTGTGGTTTTCTAATAGCAAATTTCCCAATCAAATTATGAAATGGCCTTCACCGTGGGGAGAGGGTTTTCCTGGGTGGCATATTGAATGCTCTGCTATGGCTTCTAAATATTTAGGGGAGCATTTTGATATCCACTGCGGTGGCATTGATCACATCTCTATTCATCACTCTAATGAAATAGCTCAGAGTGAAGCATGCTTTGGAAAAAAATGGGTTAATTGGTGGATGCATGGAGAGTTTTTGGTTTTACAAAAAGATAAAATGGCCAAGTCCGCAGGAAATTTTTTAACTTTAACATCACTTATTGATAAGGGTTATGATTCGCTTCATTATCGATATCTGTGTTTGGGGGCACACTATCGTTCTCAGCTTATTTTTAGTTTTGAGGCTCTCGATGGCGCGCGTAATGCCTTTGAATCATTAAAGAATCGTGTGTTGAGTTTCAAACTCAACCCAGAAAGCCCAAAAAATCGTGAACGCAAAGATCAGTTGAAACAGGATTTTTTTGCCGCTATGGAAAATGATCTCGATACCCCAGTGGCCTTATCGGTGATGTGGGAAAGCCTAAAAGATAACAGCATTTCAAATACAGAAAAACTTGAGCTGATGAAAGATTTTGATGAGATATTGGGCTTAGATGTAGATAGTTTTCAGGCGCCATTGCTCGATGAAGAGCATATGGCTTTGATTAAATCTCGTGAAGCTGCACGCCTCAACAAGGATTGGTCGCAGGCTGATGCCTTGCGAGATCAGCTTCTAAAGGATGGAATTTGCATCAAAGATACTAAGGATGGAACCCAATGGTATTTGCTTAATAGATAAATAGAGCGCCAATAAAAAAAGCACTCATTTTTTGAGTGCTTTTTTGTTAACGA
Proteins encoded in this region:
- a CDS encoding cysteine--tRNA ligase — translated: MLALFNTMSRKIEPFKSISPDEVKLYACGPTVYNFAHIGNLRTYIFEDLLRRTLEHAGYKVEHVMNVTDVGHLQSDADEGDDKMSLAAKKEAKSPWEIAKFYEKAFFEDMSKLHIKKPTIVCRATEHIEEMQDFVSQLEKKGYTYNVDGNVYFRINKFPSYTALSRRNLEELQEGARVEVDKRKENPLDFVLWFSNSKFPNQIMKWPSPWGEGFPGWHIECSAMASKYLGEHFDIHCGGIDHISIHHSNEIAQSEACFGKKWVNWWMHGEFLVLQKDKMAKSAGNFLTLTSLIDKGYDSLHYRYLCLGAHYRSQLIFSFEALDGARNAFESLKNRVLSFKLNPESPKNRERKDQLKQDFFAAMENDLDTPVALSVMWESLKDNSISNTEKLELMKDFDEILGLDVDSFQAPLLDEEHMALIKSREAARLNKDWSQADALRDQLLKDGICIKDTKDGTQWYLLNR